Proteins from one Bacillota bacterium genomic window:
- a CDS encoding DUF488 domain-containing protein, translating into MGQELGGRPKGSQFYDDDGHVLYSQIAKTPAFTQGISQLEDGLEKSRIAIMCSEEDPTVCHRWLLVGRVLREHGVQVKNIRGDGRIQTETAFADGRHSRDGGMQVSLFPEQEVDEWKSIRSVFHKSQPKPSSVP; encoded by the coding sequence ATGGGTCAGGAATTAGGTGGACGTCCAAAGGGATCTCAGTTTTATGATGATGACGGCCATGTACTTTATTCCCAGATAGCCAAAACGCCCGCCTTTACGCAAGGCATTTCACAGCTTGAAGATGGGCTGGAAAAGTCTCGAATAGCTATAATGTGTAGCGAGGAAGACCCAACAGTCTGCCATCGCTGGCTTCTTGTTGGGCGCGTGCTAAGAGAACATGGTGTACAGGTAAAGAATATCAGGGGGGATGGAAGGATTCAAACGGAAACGGCATTCGCTGATGGGAGGCATAGCAGAGACGGTGGTATGCAAGTGTCGCTCTTTCCAGAACAGGAGGTAGATGAATGGAAGTCTATACGATCGGTTTTTCACAAAAGTCAGCCGAAACCTTCTTCGGTACCTTGA
- a CDS encoding DUF488 domain-containing protein: MQQKEVFTIGHSTHSLETFINLLKQHGIQIVVDVRSYPYSKHVPQFNASNLP; encoded by the coding sequence ATGCAGCAAAAAGAGGTATTCACTATTGGCCATTCAACTCACTCGCTTGAGACCTTCATAAATCTTCTAAAACAACATGGGATACAAATTGTGGTCGATGTCCGGTCCTATCCGTATTCAAAGCATGTGCCGCAATTCAATGCATCTAACCTGCCCTGA
- a CDS encoding DUF488 domain-containing protein gives MEVYTIGFSQKSAETFFGTLRQIGIKRLIDVRLNNISQLAGFAKAKDLPFFLRELCNAEYLYEPLFAPSQEILDSYKKGKGSWQTYEQQFLTLMEKRKIEERIPRSLFDVPSVLLCSEASADHCHRRLVLEYLQKKWGGIGIRHL, from the coding sequence ATGGAAGTCTATACGATCGGTTTTTCACAAAAGTCAGCCGAAACCTTCTTCGGTACCTTGAGACAAATCGGAATCAAGCGACTCATAGATGTACGCCTTAATAATATATCTCAGCTTGCAGGATTTGCGAAGGCCAAAGATCTTCCTTTTTTTCTTCGTGAGCTTTGTAACGCCGAGTACCTCTACGAGCCGTTATTTGCCCCTTCTCAAGAGATCCTAGATTCCTATAAAAAAGGGAAAGGATCTTGGCAGACATACGAACAGCAGTTTCTGACATTGATGGAAAAGCGTAAAATTGAAGAAAGAATCCCTCGGAGCCTTTTTGACGTTCCTTCTGTGCTTCTCTGCAGTGAGGCGTCCGCTGACCATTGCCATCGTCGGCTGGTACTTGAGTACCTTCAGAAAAAATGGGGAGGCATAGGAATCAGACACCTGTAA
- a CDS encoding DNA adenine methylase, whose translation MGIYRQGLLFPESSQEMRIPKPVNVASVPQRSPFRYPGGKTWFVPTFRQWAAWLQPKPSILVEPFAGGGIISLTALFENLVQRAVMVELDEEVAAVWASIVNGDAEWLANRILSFNLTKEAVMQEIKKIPGTQREKAFQTILKNRALHGGILAEGSGFLKYGENGKGIRSRWYPETLAKRLLNLNLIADRIDFRCDDGLKVMLEFAANPDVIYFIDPPYTAGGKRAGRRLYKYCDLDHEHLFTLCESLKGDFLMTYDNAEEVRKMARTHGFQMRLIPMINTHHATMEELIIGKDLSWLDSLPAVHEPEVEYRE comes from the coding sequence ATGGGCATCTATAGACAGGGGTTGTTATTTCCTGAGTCATCTCAAGAAATGAGAATACCGAAACCTGTAAATGTAGCGTCTGTCCCACAGCGAAGCCCATTCCGCTACCCTGGAGGGAAGACATGGTTCGTACCCACATTCAGACAATGGGCGGCATGGCTTCAACCAAAGCCCAGTATCCTTGTCGAGCCCTTCGCCGGTGGAGGCATTATCAGCCTTACCGCTCTCTTTGAGAATCTTGTCCAAAGGGCGGTTATGGTAGAGTTGGACGAAGAGGTTGCCGCAGTCTGGGCATCTATCGTAAACGGAGACGCAGAATGGCTGGCTAATCGAATCCTCTCTTTTAACCTGACGAAAGAAGCCGTTATGCAAGAAATAAAGAAGATCCCTGGAACCCAAAGAGAAAAAGCATTTCAAACGATTCTCAAGAACCGAGCATTGCATGGAGGGATACTTGCCGAAGGTTCAGGATTTCTCAAGTATGGAGAAAATGGGAAGGGGATCCGTTCCCGTTGGTATCCGGAAACCCTTGCTAAGAGGCTCTTAAACTTAAATCTCATCGCTGACAGAATCGATTTCCGCTGTGACGATGGGTTAAAGGTCATGCTGGAGTTTGCCGCCAATCCAGATGTGATATACTTCATAGACCCTCCATACACCGCCGGTGGGAAAAGAGCTGGCAGGCGATTGTATAAATATTGTGACCTCGACCATGAGCACTTATTTACACTGTGCGAGTCATTAAAGGGCGATTTTCTGATGACATATGATAATGCAGAAGAAGTAAGGAAAATGGCTCGAACTCATGGTTTCCAGATGCGCCTGATCCCTATGATTAATACTCATCATGCAACGATGGAAGAACTCATCATCGGTAAGGACCTATCGTGGCTAGACAGTCTCCCCGCAGTACATGAGCCGGAAGTTGAATACCGGGAGTAA